In a genomic window of Deltaproteobacteria bacterium:
- a CDS encoding extradiol ring-cleavage dioxygenase: MAQLVTMLGITHNPFMPRLFKQAQQPPGAAKVQERIAMMREKLARHKPDVLITIGNDHLHQFFMDNMPAFMIGKMDRFHGTFYDEVREFGLPECDVPGDLEMCNRLLE, from the coding sequence ATGGCGCAACTCGTCACCATGCTCGGCATCACGCACAACCCCTTCATGCCGCGGCTGTTCAAGCAGGCGCAGCAGCCGCCGGGGGCGGCCAAGGTGCAGGAACGGATCGCGATGATGCGCGAGAAGCTGGCGCGGCACAAGCCGGACGTGCTCATCACCATCGGCAACGACCACCTGCACCAGTTCTTCATGGACAACATGCCGGCCTTCATGATCGGCAAGATGGACCGCTTCCACGGCACCTTCTACGACGAGGTGCGGGAGTTCGGACTGCCGGAGTGCGACGTGCCGGGCGACCTGGAGATGTGCAACCGGCTCCTGGAGG